One Peptostreptococcus equinus genomic window carries:
- a CDS encoding patatin-like phospholipase family protein translates to MDNLDVENIALIFEGGGMRCAFSAGISNVLVENKINFKYVTGISAGSSILVNYVIKDTIRTKKTFVDIAADKNFGGWKTFMSGKGYFNSDYIYEESSQPGQILEFDFQKLMATDIRFKIIAFDIESAQGREFTNEDVNSSDDIIKIVRASSSLPIFMKPTHYQGRDFYDGGLTGGIAIENAINDGYEKFFIVRTRPRGYRKEKPKRTKLLKKHYRNYPKVYQALITRYENYNRQCDLIDKLEKEGKAYVVYPDDMKINQRELDLFKLENTYKEAFYQGQKELDKWIEFIKNNK, encoded by the coding sequence ATGGATAATTTAGATGTAGAAAATATAGCTTTGATATTTGAAGGAGGAGGTATGCGTTGTGCCTTTAGTGCCGGAATATCAAATGTTTTGGTAGAGAATAAAATAAATTTTAAATACGTAACTGGAATATCCGCAGGTTCTTCAATATTGGTAAACTACGTAATAAAAGATACTATTAGGACCAAGAAAACTTTTGTGGATATAGCAGCTGATAAGAATTTTGGTGGTTGGAAGACTTTTATGTCTGGGAAGGGATATTTCAATTCTGACTATATTTATGAAGAGTCTAGTCAACCTGGACAAATTTTAGAATTTGACTTTCAAAAACTTATGGCCACTGATATTAGATTTAAGATAATAGCCTTTGATATTGAAAGTGCACAAGGTAGAGAGTTTACTAATGAAGATGTTAACTCTAGTGATGATATAATAAAAATAGTTAGAGCATCATCATCTTTACCAATTTTTATGAAACCCACACACTATCAAGGAAGAGATTTCTATGATGGTGGCTTGACGGGTGGCATAGCCATAGAAAATGCAATAAATGATGGATATGAGAAATTCTTTATAGTTAGGACTAGGCCTAGAGGCTATAGAAAAGAAAAGCCAAAACGCACTAAGTTATTAAAAAAACACTATAGAAATTATCCCAAAGTTTATCAGGCACTAATAACAAGATATGAGAATTATAATAGACAATGTGATTTAATAGATAAATTAGAAAAAGAAGGAAAAGCCTATGTAGTCTATCCGGATGATATGAAAATAAATCAGAGAGAATTAGATTTATTTAAACTAGAAAATACATATAAAGAAGCATTTTATCAAGGACAAAAAGAACTTGATAAATGGATAGAATTTATCAAGAATAATAAATAA
- a CDS encoding ABC-F family ATP-binding cassette domain-containing protein produces MLVVDKVSHGFGSRTILEDVSFRIRRGEHIALVGPNGEGKSSFLNIITMKLTPDAGDIKWSNRVTVGYLDQHTVLAKGNTIRDILRGAFSHMFDLEKEMLEIYDKMADASDEEMEKYLEDTADIQTVLEHSGFYTIDAKIQEVANGLGLGEIGLDRDVEDLSGGQRTKVLLTKLLLENPTILVLDEPTNFLDEEHIVWLTRYLQEYDNAFVLVSHDIPFINDTCNVIYHLENGELNRYKGNYDEFERLNEIKKRQEEQAYEKQVEERKKLEDFIARNKARVATRGMANSRQKQLDKMEILERPKEKIKPTFEFRNARTSGKVVFETANLVLGYDEALTKPLNFRLERGNKIALKGMNGIGKSTLLKTLLGIVKPFGGSLKLGDYLEVGYFEQESSHENTNTAMEEVWNEYPGLDNIDVRRALAKCGLTNDHITSQMRVLSGGEAAKVRLCKIMLKDINFLVLDEPTNHLDVEAKEELKKAVKEFKGTVLLVSHEPEFYNDVVNDVWNIEDFTTKIV; encoded by the coding sequence ATGTTAGTAGTAGATAAAGTGAGTCATGGTTTTGGTTCTAGAACTATATTAGAAGATGTATCTTTTAGAATCAGAAGAGGAGAGCATATTGCTCTTGTAGGACCAAATGGTGAGGGTAAATCAAGTTTTTTAAATATAATTACTATGAAATTAACTCCAGATGCTGGAGATATAAAGTGGTCAAACAGAGTAACAGTTGGTTATTTAGATCAGCACACAGTACTTGCAAAAGGTAATACTATTAGGGATATACTAAGAGGAGCTTTTTCTCATATGTTTGACCTTGAAAAAGAGATGCTTGAAATTTATGACAAAATGGCTGATGCAAGTGATGAAGAAATGGAAAAATATTTGGAGGATACAGCTGACATTCAAACCGTACTAGAACATAGTGGTTTTTATACAATTGATGCGAAGATTCAAGAAGTTGCGAATGGATTGGGTCTAGGTGAAATTGGTCTAGATAGAGATGTGGAAGATCTTTCTGGAGGTCAGAGAACAAAGGTATTACTTACAAAACTGCTTTTGGAAAATCCTACGATATTAGTACTTGATGAACCTACTAACTTCCTTGATGAAGAACATATAGTTTGGTTAACTAGATACTTACAAGAATATGACAATGCTTTTGTGCTTGTATCACATGATATACCATTTATAAACGATACTTGTAATGTTATATACCATCTAGAAAATGGAGAACTCAATAGATACAAGGGTAATTATGATGAATTTGAAAGACTGAATGAAATCAAAAAGAGACAAGAAGAACAGGCATATGAAAAACAGGTTGAAGAGAGAAAAAAATTAGAGGATTTTATAGCAAGAAATAAGGCTAGGGTAGCGACAAGGGGCATGGCAAACTCTAGACAAAAACAATTAGATAAGATGGAAATTTTAGAAAGGCCAAAGGAAAAAATAAAACCTACATTTGAATTCAGAAATGCTAGAACTTCAGGAAAAGTAGTTTTCGAAACAGCTAATTTAGTTCTTGGATATGATGAAGCTCTTACTAAGCCACTTAATTTTAGACTGGAGAGGGGAAATAAGATTGCTCTTAAAGGTATGAATGGTATAGGTAAGTCAACATTATTAAAAACTTTATTAGGAATAGTAAAACCATTTGGAGGTTCATTAAAGCTAGGAGATTATTTAGAAGTTGGATACTTTGAGCAGGAGAGTTCACATGAAAATACTAATACAGCTATGGAAGAAGTTTGGAATGAATATCCTGGGCTAGATAATATAGATGTTAGAAGAGCATTGGCAAAATGTGGTCTCACAAATGATCATATAACTAGTCAAATGAGAGTATTATCAGGTGGTGAAGCCGCTAAGGTGAGATTGTGTAAGATAATGCTAAAAGACATAAATTTTCTTGTATTAGACGAGCCTACTAATCACTTGGATGTAGAAGCAAAAGAAGAATTAAAAAAGGCAGTTAAAGAATTTAAGGGTACAGTATTATTAGTAAGTCATGAGCCTGAATTTTATAATGATGTAGTAAATGACGTATGGAATATTGAAGATTTTACCACAAAGATAGTATAA
- a CDS encoding 4Fe-4S dicluster domain-containing protein, whose translation MSLKGIFTTIDKVRRDVFTEVAKFAYEGEDYNDLEQIPFNIIPGEIASHRESIFLERAIVGERVRLAMGLPLRKVSEHAALSTGIDEETVANTIYKPPFVNIIKFACNSCPDNKYFTTDICRGCLASPCIEVCPKNAVSMVNGKSFIDQEKCIKCGRCKSVCPYGAIAKLERPCAKACGMDAIGSDKYGRASIDYEKCVSCGVCMSSCPFGAIADKTQIFQLINEIKSGGKVIAEIAPAFVGQFGPKVTPSKLRAALLELGFYDVVEVAIGADLCTIEEAEDFMSKVPEKLDFMATSCCPAWSVMAKKQFPEFKENISMAMTPMVFTARFIKQRFPDTKVVFIGPCVAKKSEATRKSVKSHVDYVLTYEEVMGMFEAKNINLEEIEPSDKMNYGTGAGRGFAVSGGVAAAVADVIKKHHPEMDVKIDSADGLKECKNMLMLAKAGKRNGYLLEGMACPGGCVAGTGTIQPVKKSTANVNTYKKNAEIQFADESKYADLLEKMDDSWFDNWHIEKQI comes from the coding sequence ATGAGTTTAAAAGGTATTTTTACAACTATTGACAAAGTAAGACGAGATGTTTTTACTGAGGTTGCAAAATTTGCTTATGAAGGTGAAGACTATAATGATTTAGAACAAATTCCATTTAATATCATTCCTGGTGAAATAGCTTCACATAGAGAAAGTATTTTTCTAGAAAGAGCAATTGTAGGAGAACGTGTTAGACTTGCAATGGGTCTACCACTTAGAAAAGTTTCAGAACATGCCGCTCTATCTACAGGAATAGATGAGGAAACTGTGGCCAACACTATTTACAAGCCACCATTTGTTAACATAATTAAATTCGCCTGTAATTCATGTCCTGACAACAAGTATTTTACAACAGATATATGTAGAGGATGTCTTGCTAGTCCTTGTATTGAAGTCTGTCCAAAAAATGCTGTTTCAATGGTAAATGGCAAATCTTTTATAGATCAAGAGAAATGTATTAAATGTGGCAGATGTAAATCAGTCTGTCCATATGGAGCAATTGCAAAACTTGAAAGACCTTGTGCCAAAGCATGTGGTATGGATGCTATAGGTTCAGATAAGTATGGTAGAGCTTCTATAGATTATGAAAAATGTGTATCATGTGGTGTTTGTATGTCTTCATGTCCTTTTGGGGCAATTGCCGATAAGACTCAAATATTCCAACTAATAAATGAAATAAAGTCTGGTGGTAAAGTAATAGCTGAAATAGCACCAGCTTTTGTAGGCCAGTTTGGACCAAAAGTCACTCCTTCCAAATTAAGAGCTGCTCTACTAGAATTAGGATTCTATGATGTAGTGGAAGTTGCAATAGGTGCTGATCTTTGCACTATAGAAGAAGCTGAAGACTTTATGTCAAAAGTTCCTGAAAAATTAGATTTTATGGCTACTTCATGTTGCCCTGCATGGTCTGTTATGGCTAAAAAACAATTTCCTGAATTTAAAGAAAATATATCTATGGCAATGACTCCTATGGTATTTACTGCGAGATTCATAAAACAAAGATTCCCAGATACAAAGGTTGTGTTCATAGGACCATGTGTTGCTAAAAAATCAGAAGCAACTAGAAAATCTGTAAAGAGTCATGTAGATTATGTTTTAACATATGAAGAAGTAATGGGTATGTTTGAAGCCAAAAATATAAATTTAGAAGAAATTGAACCATCTGATAAAATGAATTATGGTACTGGTGCTGGTAGAGGTTTTGCAGTATCTGGAGGAGTTGCAGCAGCAGTCGCAGATGTAATAAAAAAACATCACCCAGAAATGGATGTCAAAATCGATAGTGCTGATGGTTTAAAGGAATGTAAAAATATGCTAATGCTAGCAAAAGCCGGTAAAAGAAATGGTTATTTGTTAGAAGGTATGGCATGCCCAGGAGGTTGTGTAGCCGGTACAGGTACTATACAACCAGTTAAAAAGAGTACAGCAAATGTAAATACTTATAAAAAGAATGCTGAAATTCAGTTTGCAGATGAAAGTAAGTATGCAGATTTATTAGAAAAAATGGATGACTCATGGTTTGACAACTGGCATATAGAAAAACAAATATAA
- a CDS encoding DEAD/DEAH box helicase, which produces MEITQFKDLEIKEELQRAIEDLGYEQASPIQAKAIPAVLSGIDVIGQAQTGTGKTAAFGIPLLQRIDPNNKNLQAIVLCPTRELAIQVSEELRKLAKYLQGVKTLPVYGGQPIDRQIKALKSGVQVVIGTPGRVIDHINRRTLKTGMVNMVVLDEADEMLDMGFREDIETILSSVPEDRQTSLFSATMPKAILELTRKYQNNPEHIKVVRKELTVSNIKQFYIETRYSNKLEVLTRLIDVYNPKLSVVFTNTKKGADELVSSLQARGYGADSLHGDLKQAQRDIVMDKFRSGTIDILVATDVAARGIDVDDVECVFNYELPQDEEYYVHRIGRTGRAGRDGLAFSFAFGREMRKLKDIERYTKSKVMKHAIPTVNDVEQKRANQYFEEIKKILDEGNFAKHLQLVEDFLNEEDYSLIDVCAAIVKNSLGDEEKQEIKEESSDNRRNKNRSRNDADMTRLFLNVGRKQKVQAKDILGAIAGETGISSNKIGSIDIYDKYSFVDVSNSAAKTIIEKMKSRKIKGNKLNIERAGKRDNTSRKRNSNFSKKRDRM; this is translated from the coding sequence ATGGAAATAACACAATTTAAAGATTTAGAAATAAAAGAAGAATTACAGAGAGCAATTGAAGATTTAGGATATGAACAAGCATCACCAATACAAGCAAAGGCAATACCTGCTGTATTATCAGGAATAGATGTAATAGGGCAGGCACAGACAGGTACAGGTAAAACTGCTGCATTTGGTATTCCACTTCTTCAGAGAATAGATCCAAATAACAAAAATTTACAAGCTATAGTATTATGTCCAACAAGAGAACTTGCAATACAGGTGTCTGAAGAATTAAGAAAGCTGGCCAAGTACCTACAAGGAGTGAAAACACTTCCAGTTTATGGTGGACAACCAATAGATAGACAGATAAAGGCATTGAAAAGTGGTGTACAAGTAGTAATAGGAACACCAGGTAGAGTAATTGATCATATAAATAGAAGAACACTAAAAACAGGGATGGTTAATATGGTAGTTCTAGATGAAGCAGATGAAATGCTTGATATGGGATTTAGAGAAGATATTGAGACTATTCTTAGTTCAGTTCCTGAAGATAGGCAGACAAGTTTATTTTCGGCTACTATGCCAAAAGCTATTTTAGAATTAACTAGGAAATATCAGAACAATCCAGAACATATAAAGGTAGTTAGAAAAGAATTAACTGTATCAAACATCAAACAATTTTATATAGAAACTAGATATTCAAATAAATTAGAAGTACTGACTAGATTGATAGATGTATATAATCCAAAGCTATCGGTAGTATTTACAAATACTAAAAAAGGTGCAGACGAATTAGTATCAAGCCTACAGGCAAGAGGTTATGGAGCAGATTCATTACACGGAGATTTAAAGCAGGCTCAAAGAGACATAGTAATGGATAAATTTAGATCAGGTACTATTGATATTCTAGTAGCAACAGATGTAGCTGCAAGAGGAATAGATGTAGATGATGTAGAGTGTGTATTTAACTATGAGTTACCACAAGACGAAGAATATTATGTTCATAGAATTGGTAGAACTGGTAGAGCTGGGAGAGACGGCTTAGCATTTTCTTTTGCCTTTGGTAGAGAAATGAGAAAGTTAAAAGATATAGAAAGATATACGAAATCGAAAGTAATGAAGCATGCCATACCTACAGTAAATGATGTAGAGCAAAAGAGAGCAAATCAGTATTTTGAAGAAATAAAGAAAATTTTAGATGAAGGTAATTTTGCCAAACATTTACAGTTAGTGGAAGATTTCCTTAATGAAGAAGATTATTCTTTGATTGATGTATGTGCAGCCATAGTTAAAAATAGTTTAGGTGATGAAGAAAAACAAGAAATAAAAGAAGAATCAAGCGATAATAGAAGGAATAAGAATAGAAGTAGAAATGATGCTGATATGACAAGATTATTCTTAAATGTAGGCAGAAAACAGAAAGTACAAGCTAAGGATATATTAGGTGCTATAGCTGGTGAGACAGGAATAAGCAGTAATAAGATAGGCAGTATTGATATATATGATAAATATTCATTTGTTGATGTATCAAATAGTGCAGCGAAGACAATAATTGAAAAAATGAAGAGTAGAAAAATTAAAGGAAATAAACTTAATATAGAAAGAGCTGGAAAAAGAGATAATACTTCTAGAAAAAGAAATTCGAATTTTAGTAAAAAAAGAGATAGAATGTAA
- a CDS encoding FAD-dependent oxidoreductase, which translates to MKYSELFSPISIGNVKIKNRFAMAPMGPLGLADTDGGFNQRGIDYYVERAKGGTGLIITGVSFVDEEVEHHGSPTCPSSTMNPLHFIRTSKEMTERIHAYGAKVFYQMSAGFGRVSIPNVIGEHDPVAPSVIPHRFIDRNCRAITKEEVKMMVRKFGEGAVNCKKAGFDGVQIHAVHEGYLLDQFAIAFFNHREDEYGGSLENRLRFAKEIVEEIKRRCGEDFVVTLRYSPKSFIKDWRKGGLPGEVFEEKGRDIEEGKEAAKLLVEYGYDALDVDVGSYDAWYWSHPPMYQEKGLYRPYAKIMKEVVNVPIICAGRMDNPKMALEAIQDGTCDMISLGRPLLADPDYANKIRTGRVDQIRPCISCQEGCMGRIQEYSLINCAVNPLAGREAVTHYKPICKPKKVMIVGGGLAGCEVARVLAIRGHKPTIFEKTDKLGGVLHAGGAPSFKEDDILLANWYSRQIELLDIPVLFNTVVDKDMIKNSEDFDVLILATGSKAKVFSLGCDEKTFEAMDVLLGKKDVGNSTAIIGGGLVGCELALHLRELGKEVTIVEALEDIILVNGPTCHANHDMLHALIPFKGINTIFNAKAKSYDGKTLNIDTKEGSKSIDVDSVILATGYISDQDLYKQVEEDIPEIYLLGDSKNVSNIMYAIWDAFEVGNNI; encoded by the coding sequence ATGAAATATTCAGAGCTATTTAGCCCTATTTCTATAGGAAATGTAAAAATCAAGAATAGATTTGCCATGGCACCTATGGGTCCACTGGGATTAGCTGATACTGATGGCGGATTTAATCAAAGAGGAATTGACTATTACGTTGAAAGAGCAAAAGGTGGAACTGGATTAATAATTACTGGTGTATCTTTTGTAGATGAAGAAGTAGAGCATCACGGCTCACCAACATGTCCATCTTCTACAATGAATCCATTGCATTTTATCAGAACCAGCAAAGAAATGACGGAAAGAATCCATGCATATGGTGCTAAAGTTTTCTATCAGATGTCAGCTGGATTTGGTAGAGTTTCAATACCAAATGTTATAGGTGAGCACGATCCAGTTGCTCCATCAGTAATACCGCATAGATTTATAGATAGAAACTGTAGAGCAATAACTAAAGAAGAAGTAAAAATGATGGTAAGAAAATTTGGTGAAGGAGCGGTGAACTGTAAAAAAGCAGGATTTGATGGTGTTCAAATACATGCTGTTCACGAAGGTTACTTACTTGACCAATTTGCTATAGCATTTTTTAATCATAGAGAAGATGAATATGGTGGTTCTTTAGAAAATAGACTGAGATTTGCAAAAGAAATAGTAGAAGAAATAAAGAGAAGATGTGGTGAAGACTTTGTAGTAACTCTTAGATATTCACCAAAATCATTTATAAAAGATTGGAGAAAAGGAGGTCTTCCTGGAGAAGTATTTGAGGAAAAAGGAAGAGATATAGAAGAAGGAAAGGAAGCTGCAAAGTTATTAGTAGAATACGGATATGATGCACTTGACGTAGATGTAGGTTCATATGATGCTTGGTATTGGAGCCATCCGCCAATGTATCAAGAAAAAGGACTATACAGACCTTATGCAAAAATTATGAAAGAAGTGGTAAACGTACCTATAATTTGTGCAGGTAGAATGGACAATCCTAAAATGGCTTTAGAAGCTATTCAAGATGGAACTTGTGATATGATAAGCTTGGGTAGACCACTACTAGCTGATCCAGATTATGCAAATAAGATAAGAACTGGCAGAGTTGATCAGATTAGACCATGTATATCATGTCAAGAAGGTTGTATGGGTAGAATACAAGAATATTCATTGATAAATTGCGCTGTAAACCCATTAGCTGGTAGAGAAGCTGTAACACATTATAAACCTATATGTAAACCTAAAAAGGTAATGATTGTTGGTGGTGGACTGGCTGGCTGTGAGGTTGCTAGAGTACTTGCTATAAGAGGTCATAAGCCTACGATATTTGAAAAAACTGATAAATTAGGAGGTGTACTTCATGCAGGAGGTGCACCATCCTTTAAAGAAGACGATATATTACTAGCTAATTGGTATTCTAGACAGATAGAACTATTAGATATACCTGTATTGTTTAATACAGTAGTCGATAAGGATATGATCAAAAATTCAGAAGATTTTGATGTGCTAATTTTAGCTACTGGGTCAAAAGCAAAGGTATTTAGCCTAGGTTGTGATGAAAAAACTTTTGAGGCAATGGATGTACTGTTGGGCAAAAAAGATGTAGGTAATTCTACTGCTATAATTGGTGGTGGTTTAGTTGGCTGTGAACTTGCCCTACATTTGAGAGAGTTAGGAAAAGAAGTAACAATAGTAGAAGCGCTAGAAGATATAATACTTGTAAATGGACCAACTTGTCATGCAAATCACGATATGCTCCACGCCTTAATACCATTCAAGGGAATTAATACCATATTTAATGCTAAAGCAAAGTCTTATGACGGAAAAACACTTAATATAGATACAAAAGAAGGAAGTAAATCTATAGATGTGGATAGTGTGATCCTTGCAACAGGGTATATATCAGACCAAGATTTATATAAACAGGTAGAAGAAGATATTCCAGAAATATATCTATTAGGAGATTCAAAGAATGTTTCTAATATTATGTATGCTATTTGGGATGCGTTTGAAGTAGGAAATAATATATAA
- a CDS encoding transglycosylase domain-containing protein, with translation MKKEKPEDKNKIRRRSVNSSNSRRSASDRKSESYSGQDIILPSERAKASSSTDNRRRSSSTQRKSSTNNSSKTRSVSASARSENNTKNERRTNTSKNLKKKRKTKKKRKIIAFIIAFFIVITAAGLGLVFASLKDVKPVNETLLDKMTHQTTTIKFANGETMSMAPTLYKKTPIPLSDISPYLRKAIVSIEDERFYSHSGVDYWGLGRSTIKTLAGSKQGGSTIPMQVSKMLLTSSDQTISRKIKDIYYALEMNKTVSKDKLLETYLNNYFVGKGLCGAEAGARGYFNKGAKDLTLAESAMLAGVTRNPSKYAPYSTARITGDESRKDLDHKLLFFMPSEGLDAANGTEKDMYEKLQEWDLVDNDTYKQLKAGDLVIRKAINNPEAKKRQETVLKKMKDLNVITEKQYVSAVNERIDIQFPDDKEEVANSVESLIEYDVIDALMEQGKTESEARNMYYNGGLIINSTIDPKIQKVIERQYSDASNFPNNTVTPNGLSQPQSASVIIDYKTGNIKGLIGGRNIKARKTLNRAITPFQPGSTIKPLSVYTPAIDTQKVTQSTLMSDVRGGYRFKENRADNPNTTTSGSGSMSLRRAVATSSNTIAYKTGELLGPTYDDSIDVMMDYLRNFGITTILDFKEENKAGMKSSDRHFNSLVLGGLTRGVSPLQMAAAFGTLANGGIYVEPQVFTTVTSYNGEIIVKNTPKTHKVVDPEVAYVMTDMLKAVVTEGIGKNAAISNMPVAGKTGSTNSYLDTWFVGYTPYYVGSVYIGDDAGIKKEDGTTVERRPIEGGAAMSSAKLWGSIMSDVHENLEYKDFNKPDKIYMTTINPMDGGRTSFGVSAAFIDGTAPDRYSYTGFLRKKKTTTKQQNPQTQDGTLNNNGNGGLNNNHGGVNVGPGATGTTPNPGGTTGTTPGAAGNTRYRNR, from the coding sequence ATGAAAAAAGAAAAACCTGAAGATAAAAATAAGATTAGAAGACGTAGCGTAAACTCTTCTAACAGTAGAAGATCGGCAAGCGACCGTAAATCTGAGTCTTATAGTGGACAGGATATAATTCTTCCATCTGAAAGAGCTAAAGCCTCTTCTAGTACTGATAATAGAAGAAGATCCTCTTCAACGCAGAGGAAATCTTCAACAAACAACTCATCGAAAACAAGATCTGTAAGCGCATCAGCTAGATCTGAAAACAATACAAAAAATGAAAGAAGAACTAATACTTCAAAAAACTTAAAAAAGAAGAGAAAAACAAAGAAAAAAAGAAAGATTATAGCATTTATAATTGCTTTTTTTATTGTTATAACAGCAGCAGGACTAGGTTTAGTATTTGCATCTCTTAAAGATGTCAAACCAGTAAACGAAACCTTACTTGATAAAATGACTCACCAAACAACCACAATAAAATTCGCAAATGGTGAAACAATGTCAATGGCACCTACTTTGTACAAAAAGACTCCAATACCTCTAAGTGATATTTCTCCTTACTTAAGGAAAGCTATAGTATCAATAGAGGATGAACGTTTTTACTCACATAGTGGTGTTGACTATTGGGGACTAGGAAGATCTACTATTAAAACACTCGCAGGAAGCAAGCAAGGTGGTAGTACAATTCCTATGCAGGTATCTAAAATGTTACTTACAAGTAGTGATCAGACTATCAGCAGAAAAATAAAAGATATTTACTATGCCCTTGAAATGAACAAAACAGTGAGCAAGGATAAATTACTCGAAACTTATTTAAACAACTATTTTGTTGGTAAGGGACTATGTGGTGCTGAAGCAGGTGCTAGAGGATACTTCAACAAAGGTGCCAAAGATTTAACTTTGGCAGAATCAGCAATGTTAGCCGGTGTTACTAGAAATCCATCTAAATATGCACCTTACTCAACTGCTAGAATAACTGGTGACGAATCTAGAAAAGACCTAGATCACAAATTATTATTCTTTATGCCTAGTGAAGGCTTGGATGCAGCTAATGGCACAGAAAAAGATATGTATGAAAAATTACAGGAATGGGATTTAGTGGATAATGATACATATAAACAGCTAAAGGCTGGGGATTTGGTTATCAGAAAAGCAATAAATAATCCTGAAGCTAAAAAAAGACAGGAAACTGTTTTAAAGAAGATGAAGGATTTAAATGTTATCACAGAAAAGCAATATGTTTCTGCTGTTAACGAAAGAATCGATATACAGTTCCCTGATGATAAGGAAGAAGTAGCAAATTCAGTGGAAAGTTTAATAGAATATGATGTTATCGATGCTTTAATGGAACAAGGAAAGACTGAATCAGAAGCTAGAAATATGTATTATAACGGTGGATTAATAATAAATTCAACTATAGATCCGAAGATACAAAAAGTTATTGAAAGACAATATTCAGATGCTTCTAACTTCCCTAATAATACAGTTACTCCAAACGGCTTAAGTCAGCCACAGTCTGCATCAGTAATAATAGATTATAAAACTGGTAATATTAAGGGATTAATTGGTGGTAGAAATATTAAGGCTAGAAAAACTCTAAATAGAGCTATAACACCATTCCAGCCAGGTTCTACTATAAAACCTTTATCAGTATATACACCAGCAATCGATACGCAGAAAGTTACTCAATCTACTCTAATGTCTGATGTAAGAGGCGGATACAGATTTAAGGAAAATAGAGCTGATAATCCTAATACTACAACATCTGGTTCAGGTTCTATGTCACTAAGAAGAGCCGTAGCCACATCATCAAATACTATAGCTTATAAGACTGGAGAATTATTAGGACCAACTTATGATGACTCAATCGACGTAATGATGGATTACCTAAGAAACTTTGGTATTACGACTATATTAGATTTCAAAGAAGAAAATAAAGCAGGTATGAAGAGTAGTGATAGACACTTCAACTCATTAGTACTAGGTGGTCTTACAAGAGGAGTAAGTCCATTACAAATGGCGGCTGCATTTGGTACTTTAGCAAATGGTGGTATATATGTTGAGCCACAAGTTTTCACTACCGTAACTTCATATAACGGTGAAATTATAGTTAAGAATACTCCTAAAACTCACAAAGTGGTCGATCCAGAAGTTGCTTATGTAATGACTGATATGCTAAAGGCTGTTGTAACTGAAGGTATTGGTAAAAATGCTGCAATTTCTAATATGCCAGTAGCTGGTAAGACAGGTTCTACAAATAGTTACTTAGACACTTGGTTTGTAGGATACACTCCTTATTATGTGGGCTCAGTATATATTGGTGATGATGCTGGTATTAAGAAAGAAGATGGAACAACTGTTGAAAGAAGACCTATAGAGGGTGGTGCAGCAATGTCATCTGCTAAACTCTGGGGATCTATAATGAGTGATGTTCATGAAAATCTTGAATATAAAGATTTTAACAAGCCAGATAAGATATATATGACAACTATAAATCCAATGGATGGTGGTAGGACATCTTTCGGTGTGTCAGCAGCTTTTATAGATGGAACAGCACCTGATAGATACAGTTATACTGGCTTCTTGAGAAAGAAAAAAACTACTACAAAACAGCAAAATCCTCAAACTCAGGATGGCACTTTAAATAACAATGGAAATGGCGGTTTAAACAATAATCATGGTGGTGTAAATGTTGGTCCAGGAGCTACTGGAACTACACCAAACCCTGGTGGTACTACTGGAACTACACCAGGTGCTGCAGGAAATACAAGATATAGAAATAGATAA